Within the Erpetoichthys calabaricus chromosome 1, fErpCal1.3, whole genome shotgun sequence genome, the region ACTTGTTTACATCACCAGTTCAGTCTCCAGAATGTGGGGGACAATGTGTACAATAACTAATATAAGTCTTTCTTGttcatttaattatgttttatttaactagtcatgtcattttctaacccacttcatCCAGATCAGGGTCCTTGggggcaggggttctcaaactttttcagtcCTGGGACCCCTTTACAAGCCATACAATATTCGCGGACCCCTGATGCGGCCTGATTTGTCAACCCAAATTATAATAGCATAGCCACAGGCATAAAGTGTAAACTTCTTTTATCTGAAGtcgactttataaaataaatcattctttgtaGTCATATCATAACAACACTAACTATTGACAGTCAATGATACAGTGTCATACGACAGTCACAGGACTAAAACCtgcttagcaaaaacaaaaaatgcaaaacaactacAACTACAATATTTAGTGCTTAATACTCATACTGCATAACTACAATACAACattgttcatttaataataaagagtaaGACTATTAATTTTATGGCTCCCTACCAGTGGTAaacgttttaattatttaatatgttcaaatgtattacaaatacaattacattagACTCTAATACTCATAGAAACTAATGAGATGTGTGGGCTTGCTTTTGTCGGCAGAGAAGGTCTATCCTTGGTGAGATTTTTGATAGACACACTCGAATGTCATCTTCCACCTGGAGACGTGATCTAAACTTAGATTTTATCACAGCTAATGCTGAGAACGATGCTTCGCACTGGTAGGTAGTTGCAAATGGGACCAGCACAGTCAGTGCTCTCTCAGCTAAAAGCGTATACTCGTTCCTAACGTTGCACCAAAACGCGGTCAATGTTTGTTCTTGAAATTTAAGTTTGAGACTTCTGTCACTAGACAATTCAGCCAACTGTTCTTCTTCCTTCCCGGTCAAGTTGGTAAGCTGACAACTGAATGGATTTCTGATCCAGTCATAATCTGCAATGTTATCTGTTGGAAAGTACCTGTCAAAGTATTCTTCCATCGCCGACAAATGGTCAAAGATATCTGTTGCCAAGTTATCAATGGCCatattgttttcattcagaaattcagttaacagttcaaacatatcacagcttttattttgtactcGTGTCTTCCATATTCTCAACTTTTTCTTGAAGGCAGTTATCTTGTCTGTTGTTTTCAACACGCTTGAATCTCTGCCTTGCAGTGATGTGTTAAGTGCATTAAGTTGACAAAAGATATCAGCCAGGTAAGCCAATTTTGCAAGCCATACATTATCTGAAACAAACTTCACCAGCTCTGAGTTTTTGTCCATCAAAAATGATGCCAGTTCACTGCGAAGCTCGAAGACACGTTGAAGTACCTTTCCGCGTGACAACCAGCGAACCTCTGTGTGTAGCAGCAGATGTCGATGATCTGAGCCGCTTTCTTCGCACAGTGCAGCAAACAGTCGTCCGTTCAACGGTCTGCACTTTATCCAATTAACTAGTTTAATGCATGTATTTAGCACTTCACCGAAGGATTCATTTAAATTCTTACTAGCAAGAGCTTCGCGATGAATCATGCAATGTGTGGAAATAATATTCGGAGAAACAGTTCGTACGCGTGCAACAACCCCACTTTTATGACCTGTCATTGCTGCAGCTCCGTCCGTACAAATTCCAATACAGCTGGACCACTCAAGCTTGTTagcaatgaagaaatcatttagcaTTGCAAATAAATCTTCACCTGTCGTTCTAAGTGGCACAGGTTTGCAGAACAGAAAGTCCTCGACCACATCATTGTCAAAGCAATATCTAACGTAGACCAGTAACTGCGCTTGGCCTGCAATATCGGTACTTTCGTCCAACTGTATGGCAAATGTACTGCTTTGTAGGCGCTCAACCAATTGTAATTGGATGTCATTGGACATGTCGCAAATTCGCCTTCTGATGGTATCGTTTGATACTGGTATAGACAGTAATTTTCGGCTACTTTCTTTTCCTAACATTATCTCGCATATTTCTAAAGCCGCTGGCATAATCAAACTCTCCGCAACCGTGTGtgcttttttgctcttagctattCGCATTGCCATAATATACGAAGCCTTAAGagctttttcattcactgttgtCGCAGTGCTAATAATTTTCTGCTGATTTGCATACACTTCTGCTCGACGTTTGAAGAAATCAACGGGGTTGTCTTTTAGTTCATTATGCTTTGTTACAAGATGGCGCTTCAGTTTAGCAGGTTTCAAACTTTCGTTCGATAACAcgtttaaacaaatgacacattgtgGCTGATCACTGTTGTCTTTGTACGGTATAAATCCGaattgtaaatattcaggatCATATTTACGTAATTTTGCCTTACGCGGTGCGGACTCTCTTTCGGCATCATGTCTCAGTTCATCGCCACTATTTCCATTACCCCCGTGCTCTTCTTCAGATATCCGCTTACGcttcaaatatttatccatacgtTAGTTGGGCGTacgaaaaacaatttaacaagcaAGAATTACCACTGTATAACTTAATAATTTATCATAAactgtgccctgcctggggtttgtttcctgccttgcgccctgtgttgactgggattggctccagcagacccctgtgaccctgtggttaggatatagcgggttggataatggatggatgtgcacGATTACAGGCTGCGTCTATAATGACGTCATCGTAGAATAGTTCttaatagacatatatatactatatatagaatataaacaGTAGTGAGGGGCGAGTTGATTATTATTCGCATTATCCGATTGGATAAAATGGCGTTTAGCGAAGAAGTTATTAATTGTAAGCAATTTTCACCCTTTCTGCGGACCCCCTACGGTCGTCTCGCGGACCCCTGGGGGTCCGCggaccacagtttgagaaccgctgcttggGGGGATGTTGGAGCCGAACCCAGCTAGCAATgggtgcaaaataataataataacttattacaaggcaggaacaaaccctggacaggctgcCAATCCATTCATTTAACTAGTTAGTTTCCCTAAATAAAATTTTgtctatttatatattaaatgttatatatttctCTTTGGTATATTTCTTTACTTGCCATTTATTTCCAGACATTTTGCGAATTATTCACATATGAAACTGATTCTGGAAACAACTCCAGTGGGTAAGTGGAAACCCATTGTCTCTGACATAGATGTGTGTTTCTCATTTCAGTTCGTCTAATTTTAGCCTGTCAACAAGTCTGGACCTTCATTGTCCTTGGGCCCAAAATCTTAGGTTGTGCTCACAAAGTGGTAACTGGAAACAAAGTATCAGAGCCATCCAAACCATTCAACGTACGCCAGCCAAAATGGTAAAACTTTCATTGAAAGTTTTTATTGTCATAAATCCCACTAACTTACCCTTTGTtcaattatatattgtatttccaGAATCATTTTACACATGTCAAGGtggtatttttaaaaagaagattCAGGAAAACAGTTACTTTGAAGAGTCCAGGATAGTGAGTGGTCACTCATCTTCAGACAGAAACAGCTCCATGATGAGGACTTGGTGTTTCAGTCATCATAGTTGAGCAGAAGATCTGCTCCAGAGTGAGAGACTCATTATACATCCTAGGTACCTGCTAATCTACGAGGATCAGGTGACACAGAGCTCAACTGCCCAGCTAGGTGGTTTACTGTCATAGGAGACAAATGCTCTTGATGGGCATCCTTCTTCTGCTGTACCTTCACTGGCCATCTGCTCTGCAGACTCATCTACTGTCCGATCCGTAGAGCAGATATCATCAAGTATATCCACCTCATCTGAGAATGGCTGCTCCAAAACCCTTAAAACACGATTGACctgcaaaaaagaaagagtaaGACAAATATTTGATACACCCTCATGCACCCTTACTGTCCtctagagcagcggttctcaaactgtggtccGCGGACCCCCAGGGGTCCGCGAGACGACCGTAGGGGGTCCGCAGAAAGGGTGAAAATTGCTTACAATTAATAACTTCTTCGCTAAACGCCATTTTATCCAATCGGATAATGCGAATAATAATCAACTCGCCCCTCACTACtgtttatattctatatatagtatatatatgtctattaaGAACTATTCTACGATGACGTCATTATAGACGCAGCCTGTAATCgtgcacatccatccattatccaacccgctatatcctaaccacagggtcacaggggtctgctggagccaatcccagtcaacacagggcgcaaggcaggaaacaaaccccaggcagggcacagtTTATGATAAATTATTAAGTTATACAGTGGTAATTCTtgcttgttaaattgtttttcgtACGCCCAACTAacgtatggataaatatttgaagCGTAAGCGGATATCTGAAGAAGAGCACGGGGGTAATGGAAATAGTGGCGATGAACTGAGACATGATGCCGAAAGAGAGTCCGCACCGCGTAAGGCAAAATTACGTAAATATGatcctgaatatttacaattCGGATTTATACCGTACAAAGACAACAGTGATCAGCcacaatgtgtcatttgtttaaacgTGTTATCGAACGAAAGTTTGAAACCTGCTAAACTGAAGCGCCATCTTGTAACAAAGCATAATGAACTAAAAGACAACCCCGTTGATTTCTTCAAACGTCGAGCAGAAGTGTATGCAAATCAGCAGAAAATTATTAGCACTGCGacaacagtgaatgaaaaagctCTTAAGGCTTCGTATATTATGGCAATGCGaatagctaagagcaaaaaagcaCACACGGTTGCGGAGAGTTTGATTATGCCAGCGGCTTTAGAAATATGCGAGATAATGTTAGGAAAAGAAAGTAGCCGAAAATTACTGTCTATACCAGTATCAAACGATACCATCAGAAGGCGAATTTGCGACATGTCCAATGACATCCAATTACAATTGGTTGAGCGCCTACAAAGCAATACATTTGCCATACAGTTGGACGAAAGTACCGATATTGCAGGCCAAGCGCAGTTACTGGTCTACGTTAGATATTGCTTTGACAATGATGTGGTCGAGGACTTTCTGTTCTGCAAACCTGTGCCACTTAGAACGACAGGTGAAGATTTATTTGCAAtgctaaatgatttcttcattgctAACAAGCTTGAGTGGTCCAGCTGTATTGGAATTTGTACGGACGGAGCTGCAGCAATGACAGGTCATAAAAGTGGGGTTGTTGCACGCGTACGAACTGTTTCTCCGAATATTATTTCCACACATTGCATGATTCATCGCGAAGCTCTTGCTAGTAAGAATTTAAATGAATCCTTCGGTGAAGTGCTAAATACATGCATTAAACTAGTTAATTGGATAAAGTGCAGACCGTTGAACGGACGACTGTTTGCTGCACTGTGCGAAGAAAGCGGCTCAGATCATCGACATCTGCTGCTACACACAGAGGTTCGCTGGTTGTCACGCGGAAAGGTACTTCAACGTGTCTTCGAGCTTCGCAGTGAACTGGCATCATTTTTGATGGACAAAAACTCAGAGCTGGTGAAGTTTGTTTCAGATAATGTATGGCTTGCAAAATTGGCTTACCTGGCTGATATCTTTTGTCAACTTAATGCACTTAACACATCACTGCAAGGCAGAGATTCAAGCGTGTTGAAAACAACAGACAAGATAACTGCCTTCAAGAAAAAGTTGAGAATATGGAAGACACgagtacaaaataaaagctgtgatatgtttgaactgttaactgaatttctgaatgaaaacaatatGGCCATTGATAACTTGGCAACAGATATCTTTGACCATTTGTCGGCGATGGAAGAATACTTTGACAGGTACTTTCCAACAGATAACATTGCAGATTATGACTGGATCAGAAATCCATTCAGTTGTCAGCTTACCAACTTGACCGGGAAGGAAGAAGAACAGTTGGCTGAATTGTCTAGTGACAGAAGTCTCAAACTTAAATTTCAAGAACAAACATTGACCGCGTTTTGGTGCAACGTTAGGAACGAGTATACGCTTTTAGCTGAGAGAGCACTGACTGTGCTGGTCCCATTTGCAACTACCTACCAGTGCGAAGCATCGTTCTCAGCATTAGCTGTGATAAAATCTAAGTTTAGATCACGTCTCCAGGTGGAAGATGACATTCGAGTGTGTCTATCAAAAATCTCACCAAGGATAGACCTTCTCTGCCGACAAAAGCAAGC harbors:
- the LOC114656114 gene encoding SCAN domain-containing protein 3-like — encoded protein: MDKYLKRKRISEEEHGGNGNSGDELRHDAERESAPRKAKLRKYDPEYLQFGFIPYKDNSDQPQCVICLNVLSNESLKPAKLKRHLVTKHNELKDNPVDFFKRRAEVYANQQKIISTATTVNEKALKASYIMAMRIAKSKKAHTVAESLIMPAALEICEIMLGKESSRKLLSIPVSNDTIRRRICDMSNDIQLQLVERLQSNTFAIQLDESTDIAGQAQLLVYVRYCFDNDVVEDFLFCKPVPLRTTGEDLFAMLNDFFIANKLEWSSCIGICTDGAAAMTGHKSGVVARVRTVSPNIISTHCMIHREALASKNLNESFGEVLNTCIKLVNWIKCRPLNGRLFAALCEESGSDHRHLLLHTEVRWLSRGKVLQRVFELRSELASFLMDKNSELVKFVSDNVWLAKLAYLADIFCQLNALNTSLQGRDSSVLKTTDKITAFKKKLRIWKTRVQNKSCDMFELLTEFLNENNMAIDNLATDIFDHLSAMEEYFDRYFPTDNIADYDWIRNPFSCQLTNLTGKEEEQLAELSSDRSLKLKFQEQTLTAFWCNVRNEYTLLAERALTVLVPFATTYQCEASFSALAVIKSKFRSRLQVEDDIRVCLSKISPRIDLLCRQKQAHTSH
- the LOC127529225 gene encoding SCAN domain-containing protein 3-like, whose protein sequence is MDKYLKRKRISEEEHGGNGNSGDELRHDAERESAPRKAKLRKYDPEYLQFGFIPYKDNSDQPQCVICLNVLSNESLKPAKLKRHLVTKHNELKDNPVDFFKRRAEVYANQQKIISTATTVNEKALKASYIMAMRIAKSKKAHTVAESLIMPAALEICEIMLGKESSRKLLSIPVSNDTIRRRICDMSNDIQLQLVERLQSSTFAIQLDESTDIAGQAQLLVYVRYCFDNDVVEDFLFCKPVPLRTTGEDLFAMLNDFFIANKLEWSSCIGICTDGAAAMTGHKSGVVARVRTVSPNIISTHCMIHREALASKNLNESFGEVLNTCIKLVNWIKCRPLNGRLFAALCEESGSDHRHLLLHTEVRWLSRGKVLQRVFELRSELASFLMDKNSELVKFVSDNVWLAKLAYLADIFCQLNALNTSLQGRDSSVLKTTDKITAFKKKLRIWKTRVQNKSCDMFELLTEFLNENNMAIDNLATDIFDHLSAMEEYFDRYFPTDNIADYDWIRNPFSCQLTNLTGKEEEQLAELSSDRSLKLKFQEQTLTAFWCNVRNEYTLLAERALTVLVPFATTYQCEASFSALAVIKSKFRSRLQVEDDIRVCLSKISPRIDLLCRQKQAHTSH